The following proteins are co-located in the Burkholderiaceae bacterium DAT-1 genome:
- a CDS encoding c-type cytochrome → MHLSHRLSYYVLAWALLSPSAEAGTLTPRQTQLLANNCIQCHARPDIGVPIMGKEADWLDRRRVGESAMLLNVVQGVRGMPPLGYCTACNEQDFRAMIRLMANLPDPVVTTPATGGKK, encoded by the coding sequence ATGCATTTGTCGCATCGACTGTCGTATTACGTACTCGCCTGGGCATTGCTCAGCCCATCCGCTGAGGCCGGCACGCTCACGCCGCGCCAGACCCAGCTGCTCGCCAATAACTGCATTCAGTGCCATGCGCGGCCCGATATTGGCGTGCCCATCATGGGCAAGGAAGCCGACTGGCTGGATCGCCGTCGGGTGGGTGAATCCGCCATGCTGCTCAATGTGGTGCAAGGCGTGCGCGGGATGCCGCCACTGGGCTATTGCACCGCCTGCAACGAGCAGGATTTCCGCGCAATGATCCGCTTGATGGCCAATCTGCCCGACCCAGTTGTGACGACGCCGGCCACGGGAGGTAAAAAATGA
- a CDS encoding FAD-binding protein: MSRLPEQPQMPRRQFLQSATAIAAASLLPGCGQQGTEPQSPVPFTPGKPLPWVNWAGNQSCLPAFRAAPASEDELVSVLKSAKGCIRVVGASHSFSAVVPTSDTLVATDLLSGVISSKADTLETEIWAGTRMHALGPMLAAIGQALPNQPDMDYPAMGGAIACSVHATGSTFGSMSSYVTGLTLATPTGELIECSTTQHPEIFQAARVSLGALGIVSRIRLQNERAFDLTEINAVEKTEDVLDDFEARCKQHRHFEFMPLPHTSMSATIATDLAKPGDASSGTDDPQAVNTLRKVFQGTAWIPGLGEAAYEKILTMALGGEANQVRTGKSYEVFPHVRVVRFREMEYTVPAEHGPACVREILKTIRDKKLPICFPLEVRRVKADDIWLSMFEGRDGCSISVHQFGDIDFRPYFAAIEPIFWKYEGRPHWGKIHTLTHQQLAALYPRHWQDFQAVRQSLDPHGRMLNAHLKTLFGA, translated from the coding sequence ATGAGCCGCCTGCCCGAACAGCCGCAGATGCCACGCCGCCAGTTTCTGCAATCCGCAACGGCGATTGCCGCCGCCAGCCTGCTGCCGGGATGTGGGCAACAGGGCACCGAGCCTCAAAGCCCGGTGCCCTTCACGCCGGGCAAGCCCCTACCCTGGGTGAACTGGGCGGGCAATCAGAGTTGCCTGCCCGCTTTTCGCGCCGCACCCGCCAGCGAGGATGAACTGGTCAGCGTGCTCAAATCAGCCAAAGGGTGTATCCGTGTAGTCGGGGCCAGCCATTCGTTCAGCGCCGTGGTGCCAACATCCGACACGCTGGTGGCGACCGATTTGCTCTCAGGTGTGATTTCAAGCAAGGCCGATACGCTGGAAACCGAGATCTGGGCGGGCACCCGCATGCATGCACTGGGGCCGATGCTGGCTGCGATTGGTCAGGCGCTGCCGAATCAGCCCGATATGGACTACCCGGCCATGGGCGGCGCCATTGCCTGTTCGGTGCATGCAACCGGTTCGACCTTTGGTTCGATGTCGTCCTATGTCACCGGGCTGACGCTGGCAACGCCAACAGGCGAACTGATCGAGTGCAGCACGACGCAGCATCCCGAGATTTTTCAGGCAGCTCGGGTGTCGCTAGGCGCGTTGGGAATTGTGTCGCGCATTCGCCTGCAAAACGAACGCGCCTTTGATCTCACCGAAATCAATGCGGTCGAAAAAACCGAAGATGTGCTGGATGACTTCGAGGCGCGTTGCAAACAGCATCGGCACTTCGAATTCATGCCGCTGCCGCATACCTCGATGAGCGCCACGATCGCCACCGACCTCGCCAAACCAGGCGATGCGTCTTCCGGTACCGATGATCCGCAGGCAGTGAATACGCTGCGCAAGGTGTTTCAGGGCACCGCGTGGATACCCGGTCTGGGCGAAGCAGCTTACGAAAAAATTCTCACCATGGCACTGGGTGGCGAGGCCAATCAGGTGCGCACTGGCAAATCGTACGAGGTGTTCCCGCATGTGCGTGTGGTGCGCTTTCGCGAGATGGAATACACCGTACCAGCCGAACATGGCCCGGCCTGCGTGCGCGAAATTCTCAAGACGATTCGCGACAAAAAACTGCCGATCTGCTTTCCGCTGGAAGTGCGCCGTGTGAAGGCGGATGACATCTGGCTGTCGATGTTCGAAGGCCGTGATGGCTGTTCGATCTCGGTCCATCAGTTTGGCGACATCGATTTCCGGCCCTACTTTGCCGCCATCGAACCGATTTTCTGGAAATACGAGGGTCGGCCGCACTGGGGCAAGATCCACACCCTTACCCACCAGCAGCTGGCGGCACTCTATCCCCGTCACTGGCAGGATTTTCAGGCCGTGCGCCAGTCGCTTGATCCGCATGGCCGCATGCTCAACGCCCATCTCAAAACACTATTCGGAGCCTGA